A genomic window from Aestuariirhabdus litorea includes:
- the acpS gene encoding holo-ACP synthase, with translation MVVGIGTDIVRIDRIQRSLDKLGDRFAERVLTPDELEQFQRASKPATFLAKRFAVKEAASKALGTGIGNGVSFQHIFVEHDPLGAPLLRLRERALAIASERGASDFLVTLSDEKDYVVAFVVLSARA, from the coding sequence ATGGTGGTGGGTATTGGTACCGATATCGTTCGCATCGACCGCATCCAGCGCTCGCTGGACAAGTTGGGAGATCGATTCGCCGAGCGGGTACTGACCCCCGACGAACTGGAGCAGTTCCAGCGGGCCAGCAAACCGGCAACCTTCCTGGCCAAACGTTTTGCGGTCAAGGAGGCCGCCTCCAAGGCGCTGGGCACCGGCATCGGCAATGGCGTCTCCTTCCAGCATATCTTTGTCGAGCACGACCCGTTGGGGGCGCCCCTGTTGCGGTTGCGTGAGCGTGCCCTGGCGATCGCCAGCGAGCGCGGCGCCAGCGACTTTTTAGTGACCCTGTCCGACGAGAAGGACTACGTGGTGGCCTTTGTGGTGCTCTCGGCGCGCGCGTGA
- the pdxJ gene encoding pyridoxine 5'-phosphate synthase has protein sequence MLSKNRLLLGVNIDHVATLRQARGTRYPDPVQAAIEAEQAGADGITVHLREDRRHIQDRDLEVLREVLQTRMNLEMAVTDEMLAIARRIAPAHVCLVPEKREELTTEGGLDVLAQESRIKAACDNLGEQGIQVSLFIDADPEQIAAAVRCGAPAIEIHTGAYADAAPQTMEAELRRVVEGTRFALEQGLIVNAGHGLNYDNVEPIAAIPGLNELNIGHGIIARALFTGLAPAIVEMKRVMLEAQRFSALRA, from the coding sequence ATGCTGTCCAAAAATCGCCTGTTACTGGGGGTCAATATTGACCATGTCGCTACCCTGCGCCAGGCGCGCGGTACGCGCTATCCCGATCCGGTGCAGGCAGCGATCGAAGCTGAGCAGGCCGGCGCCGACGGCATTACGGTTCACCTGCGGGAGGATCGCCGCCATATCCAGGACCGCGACCTGGAGGTGCTGCGAGAGGTACTTCAGACCCGCATGAACCTTGAGATGGCGGTGACCGACGAGATGCTGGCGATTGCCCGTCGCATCGCCCCGGCCCATGTCTGCCTGGTGCCCGAAAAGCGGGAAGAGCTGACCACCGAAGGGGGGCTCGATGTGCTGGCGCAGGAGTCGCGCATCAAGGCGGCCTGCGACAATCTGGGAGAGCAGGGTATCCAGGTGTCGCTCTTTATCGACGCCGACCCCGAGCAGATTGCCGCCGCGGTGCGTTGTGGTGCCCCTGCCATTGAGATTCACACCGGTGCCTATGCCGATGCGGCTCCCCAGACCATGGAGGCAGAGCTGCGGCGGGTGGTTGAGGGCACTCGTTTCGCTCTCGAACAGGGGCTGATCGTGAATGCCGGCCACGGCCTCAACTACGACAATGTGGAGCCGATCGCCGCCATTCCCGGCCTCAACGAGCTCAATATAGGCCACGGTATTATTGCCCGGGCGCTGTTTACCGGGCTGGCCCCGGCCATTGTCGAAATGAAACGCGTGATGCTCGAAGCGCAACGCTTTAGTGCGCTGCGCGCCTGA
- the recO gene encoding DNA repair protein RecO, giving the protein MASSHQVSLCSAFLIHARPYRETSLIADLFTEEQGRVSVLFKGVRGGRARHKGLLQPFGRLLVSWQGQRELKTATDVEAAATPIRLQGHYLFCALYVNELLQRLLQPQDPHPELFTLYTRLLQSLDEAADLEPTLRAFELQLLELMGYGLPLEAEAISGAALVAEGYYQYDPEAGFFSVLPGSGERSQVYRGEMLLALARGELHSPEQRLAAKRLMRHALAHLLGGRPLRSRELFV; this is encoded by the coding sequence ATGGCTTCTTCCCATCAGGTCAGCCTCTGCAGTGCCTTCCTGATCCACGCTCGCCCCTACCGGGAAACCAGCCTCATCGCCGACCTGTTCACCGAGGAGCAGGGACGGGTCAGTGTGCTGTTCAAGGGGGTACGCGGGGGACGGGCGCGCCATAAAGGGCTGTTGCAACCCTTCGGACGCCTGCTGGTAAGCTGGCAGGGGCAGCGGGAGCTGAAGACCGCTACCGATGTCGAGGCCGCTGCCACCCCCATCCGCTTGCAGGGCCACTACCTGTTCTGCGCCCTCTACGTGAACGAGCTGCTGCAGCGCCTGCTGCAGCCCCAGGACCCCCATCCGGAACTCTTTACCCTCTATACCCGGCTGCTGCAGAGCCTGGACGAAGCCGCCGACCTCGAACCCACCCTGCGGGCCTTTGAGCTGCAACTGCTGGAGCTGATGGGCTACGGGTTGCCGCTGGAGGCGGAAGCGATCAGCGGGGCAGCGCTGGTGGCGGAGGGGTACTATCAATACGACCCCGAAGCGGGGTTTTTCTCGGTGCTACCGGGCAGCGGGGAGCGCAGCCAGGTTTACCGCGGGGAGATGCTGCTGGCCCTGGCGCGGGGGGAGCTGCATTCGCCCGAGCAGCGCCTGGCGGCCAAGCGCTTGATGCGCCATGCGCTGGCTCACCTGCTGGGGGGGCGGCCATTGCGTAGCCGGGAGTTGTTTGTTTAA
- the era gene encoding GTPase Era, whose protein sequence is MTDTKEPRCGFIALVGRPNVGKSTLLNRILGQKLSITSRRPQTTRHQIQGIKTEQGVQAIYVDTPGLHRGEQKAINRYMNRAASTAIKDVDLVVFLVDRMRWTDEDQMVLERIRHSRCPVILAVNKVDRIENKQELMPHLQALSEQHGFAEIIPISAKSGRNVEQLEAAVARLLPLGEHFYDEDQLTDRSSRFLAAELVREKIMRQLGDELPYQMTVEIEEFKAQEGVLHISALILVEKAGQKAIVIGDKGSRLKLIGREARLDMEQLFDAKVMLNLWVKVKGGWSDDERALRSLGYNDL, encoded by the coding sequence ATGACGGACACTAAGGAGCCACGCTGCGGTTTTATCGCACTGGTGGGGCGCCCTAACGTGGGCAAGTCGACCCTCCTCAACCGCATTCTCGGGCAGAAGCTCAGTATCACCTCGCGTCGTCCGCAGACCACCCGCCACCAGATCCAAGGCATCAAAACCGAACAGGGGGTGCAGGCGATCTACGTGGACACCCCCGGCTTGCACCGGGGGGAGCAGAAGGCGATCAACCGTTACATGAACCGGGCCGCCAGCACTGCCATCAAGGATGTTGACCTGGTGGTGTTCCTGGTCGACCGTATGCGCTGGACCGATGAGGACCAAATGGTGCTGGAGCGAATTCGCCACAGCCGCTGCCCGGTGATCCTGGCGGTCAACAAGGTGGACCGCATTGAAAACAAGCAGGAGCTGATGCCTCACCTGCAGGCGCTCTCCGAACAACATGGTTTTGCCGAGATCATCCCTATCTCCGCCAAGTCGGGACGCAACGTCGAGCAGTTGGAGGCCGCCGTTGCCCGGCTGCTTCCCCTCGGCGAGCACTTCTACGACGAGGATCAGCTGACCGACCGCAGTTCCCGTTTCCTGGCCGCCGAGCTGGTGCGGGAAAAGATCATGCGCCAGTTAGGGGATGAGCTGCCCTACCAGATGACGGTGGAGATCGAGGAGTTCAAGGCGCAGGAGGGGGTACTTCACATCAGTGCCCTGATCCTCGTGGAGAAAGCGGGGCAGAAGGCGATCGTTATCGGTGACAAGGGCTCGCGCCTGAAGCTGATCGGGCGCGAGGCCCGGCTCGACATGGAGCAGCTGTTCGACGCCAAGGTGATGCTCAACCTCTGGGTCAAGGTGAAGGGTGGCTGGTCGGACGACGAGCGAGCGTTGCGCAGTCTGGGTTATAACGACCTCTAG
- the rnc gene encoding ribonuclease III, which yields MKTRIDKLSRKLGYSFADQQLALLALTHRSYASRNNERLEFLGDSIVNFTIAEALFNKFPQAKEGQLSRLRARLVKGQTLAELAREFELGDYLRLGSGELKSGGYRRESILADTVEALIGAIYLDRGMECCRERILAWYSSRLDALTLEDTQKDPKTRLQELLQARQAALPLYEVLGVEGEAHAQTFRVHCVVELLDSPCIGVGNSRRGAEQQAARQVLKALGADHDGH from the coding sequence CGCGTAAGCTGGGCTACAGCTTCGCCGACCAGCAGCTGGCCCTGCTGGCCCTGACCCATCGCAGCTACGCCTCACGCAACAACGAACGCCTTGAGTTCCTGGGAGACTCGATCGTTAACTTCACCATTGCCGAAGCGCTGTTCAACAAGTTTCCCCAGGCCAAGGAGGGGCAGCTGAGCCGTTTACGCGCGCGCCTGGTCAAGGGGCAGACCCTGGCCGAGTTGGCACGGGAGTTTGAGCTGGGTGACTACCTGCGCCTCGGCTCCGGTGAGCTGAAAAGCGGTGGCTACCGGCGCGAGTCGATCCTGGCGGATACCGTGGAGGCGCTGATCGGGGCGATCTACCTGGATCGCGGCATGGAGTGCTGCCGCGAGCGCATTCTGGCCTGGTACAGTAGCCGGCTCGACGCCCTCACGCTGGAGGATACGCAAAAGGATCCCAAGACCCGCCTGCAGGAGCTGTTGCAGGCCCGGCAGGCGGCGTTGCCTCTTTACGAGGTGCTGGGGGTAGAGGGTGAGGCCCACGCCCAGACGTTCCGCGTGCATTGTGTGGTCGAGCTGCTTGACAGTCCCTGTATCGGGGTAGGTAACAGTCGCCGGGGGGCCGAGCAGCAGGCCGCCCGCCAGGTATTAAAAGCGTTGGGAGCCGACCATGACGGACACTAA